The proteins below are encoded in one region of Mycobacterium botniense:
- a CDS encoding glycoside hydrolase family 172 protein: MFAVPLLGSAAMGPASAAPAEPVIPELGTRLVGWDTYRRLDRLPYLSADTQTLQVSSFDRSGGDFDVSTGNRNGTGGCLASGGAGCVIAEDRGAGEVDSIWFTRDGGNVRALGTIRIELDGNPVVDAPVQALVDGALGAPFRWPLVANAAQSPGGVYVKVPMPYRQSMRISVTSNVEYYHIDYRKFATADGVSTFSPSDPALDVLAMLGAAGTMDPKPEMPGLIHDRRSVDLGAHTELTVAEPAGPGMISALRLQLPESADQLLAGVRLRIEFDGRTMVDSPVGEFFGAGLGVSTVRSLMFATIPQAGGPVSLAEWWPMPFARSARICLVNTTDDPVPGLDSEVATTPDPQWAPALASGRAGYFTARSHAGPTILGQDWLFADEQGHGKFVGVSHTMRGSRITTSFSAEAPYFLEGAERVYTDGSASPQWYGTGTEDFYEGGWYFNNGSRYSAPLTGQPDHRVATNGCTDYCVAAYRLLLADAIDYHSGIRFGIEHGKRNLVQPYYSSTAFLYTQPNDTMTRSDDINPADPVSRLLHGYTDGAATEHMLISEYEGSEDTRPVIGFVRFTRDTITFHVLIGPDNHGIVLRRMSDQGDGYQSADVALDGAPAGNWLQPRSNTSHRWLEDAYLVPESLTAGKALVTVTLTPSPSTAPWTAGHYRIDALTLTH; encoded by the coding sequence ATGTTCGCGGTACCGCTGCTGGGGAGTGCCGCCATGGGTCCTGCAAGCGCGGCGCCCGCTGAGCCGGTGATCCCAGAACTCGGCACACGGTTGGTGGGCTGGGATACCTACCGCCGATTGGATCGGTTGCCGTATCTGAGCGCCGACACGCAAACCCTGCAGGTGTCAAGTTTCGATCGCAGCGGCGGAGATTTCGACGTGTCCACCGGTAATCGCAACGGTACCGGTGGCTGTCTGGCTTCCGGTGGTGCCGGTTGTGTGATCGCCGAGGATCGCGGTGCCGGCGAGGTTGATTCGATCTGGTTCACCCGCGACGGCGGCAATGTGCGTGCGTTGGGAACGATCCGCATTGAGCTAGATGGAAACCCAGTCGTAGACGCCCCGGTGCAAGCATTGGTCGACGGTGCGCTGGGTGCGCCATTCCGGTGGCCTCTGGTGGCCAACGCCGCGCAGTCGCCGGGGGGCGTGTACGTCAAGGTGCCGATGCCGTACCGGCAGTCGATGCGGATCAGTGTCACATCGAATGTGGAGTACTACCACATCGACTATCGCAAGTTCGCAACGGCCGACGGCGTGAGCACTTTCTCGCCCTCCGATCCCGCGCTCGACGTACTCGCCATGCTCGGCGCGGCGGGCACCATGGATCCCAAACCGGAAATGCCCGGACTCATCCATGACCGTCGGAGCGTCGACCTGGGCGCCCATACCGAGCTCACGGTCGCCGAACCGGCGGGACCGGGCATGATCTCGGCGCTGCGGCTGCAACTACCAGAATCGGCAGATCAGCTCCTGGCCGGCGTGCGGCTGCGCATCGAGTTCGACGGACGAACCATGGTCGACTCCCCAGTTGGGGAATTCTTCGGCGCCGGGCTGGGTGTCAGCACCGTGCGATCGCTGATGTTCGCCACCATCCCACAAGCCGGGGGACCGGTGTCGCTGGCGGAATGGTGGCCGATGCCCTTCGCCCGCTCTGCCCGCATCTGTCTCGTCAACACCACCGACGACCCCGTCCCCGGGCTCGACAGCGAGGTCGCGACCACACCCGACCCGCAATGGGCACCCGCGCTGGCCAGCGGCCGCGCCGGCTACTTCACCGCCCGCTCGCATGCCGGACCAACGATTCTCGGCCAGGACTGGTTGTTCGCCGACGAGCAGGGCCACGGCAAATTCGTCGGCGTCAGCCACACCATGCGTGGTTCCCGGATCACAACGTCGTTCAGCGCCGAAGCCCCGTACTTCCTGGAAGGTGCCGAGCGCGTGTACACGGACGGCTCCGCGTCGCCGCAGTGGTACGGCACCGGCACGGAGGACTTTTACGAGGGTGGCTGGTACTTCAACAACGGCAGCCGCTATAGCGCTCCGCTCACCGGCCAACCCGACCACCGCGTGGCCACGAACGGGTGCACAGACTACTGCGTTGCCGCCTACCGGCTGCTGCTTGCCGACGCCATCGACTACCACTCCGGCATCCGCTTCGGCATCGAACACGGCAAACGCAATCTGGTTCAACCGTATTACAGCTCAACCGCATTCCTCTACACGCAACCGAACGACACCATGACACGCAGCGACGACATCAACCCCGCCGATCCGGTCAGCCGGCTGCTGCACGGCTACACCGACGGTGCCGCCACCGAGCACATGCTGATCAGCGAGTACGAGGGGAGCGAGGACACCCGCCCCGTCATCGGGTTCGTGCGCTTCACCCGCGACACGATCACATTCCACGTCCTGATCGGCCCGGACAACCACGGCATCGTGCTGCGCCGCATGTCTGACCAGGGAGACGGCTATCAATCGGCAGATGTCGCCCTTGACGGCGCACCTGCCGGGAACTGGTTACAGCCACGCAGCAATACCTCCCACCGCTGGCTAGAGGACGCATACCTCGTGCCTGAGTCGCTCACCGCAGGCAAAGCCCTTGTCACGGTTACGCTGACACCTAGCCCCAGTACTGCACCCTGGACTGCTGGCCACTATCGCATTGACGCACTGACCTTGACGCACTGA
- a CDS encoding PadR family transcriptional regulator: MSEIPSPDDRRVHGESDEKGVRPEPDGEAGYGRAHHPGPGHDPRPRLAPGSTPGPARPPREHRPAPKKAPGKKVPGKKVPGPKKHPGHPPPPHGHGPAGPGWDVDLRPSAGLGLGPGAGFGFDFGPGARGTRRGSATGRRGRRGDVRAAILALLSERPMHGYEMIQEIAARTHDLWRPSPGSIYPTLQLLDEEGLIVGSESRGSQKLFELTDKGRAAAATIKTPPWTQIAEAVDSAHVNLRELLDELIGAVRAVYATAPDQLQRVVTILKNARRDIYTLLAESD; the protein is encoded by the coding sequence ATGAGTGAAATACCATCGCCGGACGACCGCCGGGTCCACGGGGAGTCCGATGAGAAGGGCGTCAGACCCGAACCCGATGGGGAAGCCGGATACGGCCGCGCGCATCACCCCGGCCCCGGCCATGACCCTCGTCCCAGGCTCGCCCCGGGCTCCACGCCGGGCCCCGCTCGGCCACCCCGGGAGCACCGGCCCGCCCCAAAGAAAGCTCCTGGCAAAAAGGTGCCGGGGAAGAAGGTTCCCGGGCCGAAAAAACATCCCGGCCACCCTCCGCCGCCTCACGGCCATGGCCCCGCCGGCCCCGGGTGGGATGTTGACCTGCGGCCCAGCGCCGGCCTTGGTCTCGGGCCCGGCGCCGGTTTCGGATTCGACTTCGGCCCAGGCGCCCGCGGTACCCGGCGCGGGTCGGCCACCGGTCGCCGCGGGCGCCGTGGTGATGTTCGCGCGGCCATCTTGGCGCTGCTCAGCGAGCGCCCCATGCATGGCTACGAGATGATCCAGGAAATCGCCGCACGCACTCACGATTTGTGGCGGCCCAGCCCCGGCTCGATATACCCGACGCTGCAGCTGCTCGACGAGGAGGGACTGATCGTCGGTTCCGAAAGCCGGGGGAGCCAAAAGCTTTTCGAGTTGACCGACAAGGGGCGCGCCGCCGCCGCGACGATCAAAACCCCGCCATGGACGCAGATCGCCGAAGCGGTCGACTCCGCTCACGTGAACCTGCGGGAGCTGTTGGATGAGTTAATCGGCGCGGTGCGGGCCGTCTACGCGACCGCTCCGGACCAACTGCAGCGCGTCGTCACCATCCTCAAAAACGCCCGCCGCGACATTTACACCCTGCTCGCCGAATCCGACTAA
- a CDS encoding glycoside hydrolase family 16 protein, with the protein MPEMTRRSVMVMAGIGVLGAAMPAQPAGASVSGRHTPARRGPGPEAPPGNTAAGSYLFHDEFDGPAGAAPDPSKWTVARAREPMKDPTFWERPENVGQYRDDRRNVFLDGKSNLVLRAAKDGNTYYSGKVQSPWRGGIGHTWEARIKLDCLTAGCWPAWWLGNDERGEIDVFEWYGNGNWPSATTVHAKANGSEWATHQIAMDSGWHTWRCQWDAAGIRFWQDYVDGAPPYFDVPANSLPDWPFNNPSYQLYPVLNLAVAGSGGGDPRPGTYPAEMLIDYVRVW; encoded by the coding sequence GTGCCTGAGATGACTCGTCGCAGTGTGATGGTGATGGCAGGCATCGGTGTGCTGGGCGCCGCGATGCCAGCCCAGCCGGCCGGGGCCTCGGTATCCGGACGCCACACGCCGGCCCGACGCGGTCCAGGGCCCGAGGCGCCGCCCGGTAACACAGCCGCCGGGAGCTACCTTTTCCACGACGAATTCGACGGACCGGCGGGTGCGGCCCCCGATCCGTCGAAATGGACGGTAGCGCGAGCCCGGGAGCCGATGAAGGATCCGACATTTTGGGAAAGACCCGAGAACGTCGGGCAATATCGCGACGACCGCCGAAACGTATTCCTTGACGGCAAGTCCAACCTTGTTCTGCGGGCCGCGAAAGACGGTAACACCTACTACAGCGGCAAGGTTCAAAGCCCGTGGCGGGGTGGCATCGGTCATACCTGGGAAGCCAGGATCAAACTCGATTGCCTGACGGCCGGTTGCTGGCCTGCGTGGTGGCTGGGTAACGACGAGCGCGGCGAGATCGACGTGTTCGAGTGGTACGGCAACGGCAATTGGCCGTCGGCAACCACTGTTCACGCCAAAGCAAACGGTTCGGAATGGGCGACCCACCAGATCGCAATGGATAGCGGGTGGCACACCTGGCGATGCCAATGGGATGCGGCCGGCATCCGCTTCTGGCAAGACTACGTCGACGGCGCGCCACCCTATTTCGATGTTCCGGCGAATTCGTTGCCGGACTGGCCGTTCAACAATCCCAGCTATCAGCTCTACCCGGTGTTGAACCTGGCGGTGGCCGGCTCGGGTGGGGGCGATCCCCGGCCGGGCACCTACCCGGCGGAGATGCTCATCGACTATGTGCGCGTCTGGTAA
- a CDS encoding MFS transporter, which produces MVTPDRSAPASRARDRAALLAVNFFMADMHAGIGPFLGVLLAGRGWATGAIGTVTAIGGIAGLVATTPAGALIDATTRKRATVIVAGVFTVAASGLILLSRQFWVVAGAQAATAIAGAVLGPAVIGITLGVVRQAGFTAQNGRNQAYNHAGNMAGAALSGLLGWRYGFAAVFWLAALFALITITAVLMIPARRIDHQAARGAITTDHHQNRRRGLQALVESPPLLALAGAVTLFHLGNAAMLPLYGLAVVATHANPFITVASTVVIAQAVMIGAALSAMRIAETRGYWLAIMIAFTALPIRGLIAAGIITTWGVIPVQILDGIGAGMLSVAVPGLVARLLDGTGHINAGQGAVLTAQGIGAAISPLLGGYLAQEFGYRTTFTVLGALSVGALVIWVKYRSVLQPGTTARAAEMTSAGCEPGVTHSPAE; this is translated from the coding sequence GTGGTAACACCAGACCGTTCAGCACCGGCGAGCCGGGCCCGCGATCGCGCCGCGCTGTTGGCGGTGAATTTCTTCATGGCTGACATGCACGCAGGTATCGGCCCGTTTTTGGGGGTGCTGCTGGCCGGCCGTGGCTGGGCCACCGGGGCCATCGGCACTGTCACCGCCATCGGCGGAATCGCCGGGCTGGTGGCAACCACCCCAGCGGGGGCGTTGATCGATGCCACCACCCGTAAACGGGCCACCGTCATCGTCGCCGGTGTCTTCACCGTCGCCGCCTCAGGCCTGATCCTGCTGTCACGGCAATTCTGGGTTGTTGCGGGCGCGCAGGCAGCCACCGCGATCGCCGGCGCGGTGCTCGGCCCCGCGGTGATCGGCATCACCCTTGGTGTGGTTCGCCAAGCCGGGTTCACCGCCCAAAACGGCCGTAATCAGGCCTACAACCACGCGGGCAACATGGCCGGCGCGGCGCTGTCCGGGTTGCTGGGCTGGCGCTATGGATTTGCCGCGGTGTTCTGGTTAGCTGCCCTGTTCGCACTGATCACCATCACCGCGGTGCTGATGATCCCGGCCCGCCGCATCGACCACCAAGCCGCGCGCGGCGCTATCACAACCGACCACCACCAGAATCGCCGCAGAGGACTGCAGGCGCTGGTCGAATCTCCTCCACTGCTGGCGCTAGCGGGCGCGGTCACCCTGTTTCACCTCGGCAACGCCGCGATGCTGCCACTGTATGGGCTGGCCGTCGTCGCCACCCACGCCAACCCGTTTATCACCGTGGCGAGCACCGTCGTGATCGCCCAAGCCGTGATGATCGGCGCTGCGCTGAGCGCCATGCGCATCGCTGAAACCCGTGGCTACTGGCTGGCCATCATGATCGCGTTCACCGCACTACCCATCCGCGGGCTCATTGCCGCCGGGATCATCACCACATGGGGCGTCATCCCCGTGCAAATCCTCGACGGTATTGGCGCGGGCATGCTCTCGGTAGCCGTCCCCGGGCTGGTGGCCCGGCTACTGGACGGCACCGGCCACATCAATGCCGGCCAGGGCGCGGTGCTGACCGCCCAAGGCATCGGCGCGGCGATAAGCCCCTTGTTAGGGGGATACCTCGCCCAAGAATTCGGCTACCGAACAACATTCACGGTGCTGGGCGCGCTGTCGGTGGGAGCACTGGTCATTTGGGTCAAGTACCGCTCGGTGCTGCAACCCGGTACCACTGCGCGCGCCGCTGAGATGACGAGCGCGGGTTGCGAACCCGGTGTGACGCATTCGCCGGCCGAGTAG
- a CDS encoding enoyl-CoA hydratase/isomerase family protein yields the protein MSLVTYELTQHIATITLNRPEARNAINGALRRDLNAAWDRFRDEEDAWVGILTANGSVFCAGADLNDGDGAVGTFGGTFWEKPTINSFESGMELFKPTIAAVHGPCIGYGLTGVLFCDFVIADTEASFSFPEVLLGMPTIVGAIRLPHRVGWANAMELLLTGKPMSAQRAKEIGLVWKLVEPDALQAEARAWAETLTEAAPLAQRATKEVAWRTADMGWIESVRFGETMRKVVGSTGDVIEGIRAWREKRKPEWRGR from the coding sequence ATGAGCCTCGTCACCTATGAGCTGACCCAGCACATCGCCACCATCACCCTCAACCGTCCCGAGGCTCGCAACGCCATCAACGGAGCACTGCGCCGCGACCTGAACGCGGCCTGGGACCGGTTCCGTGATGAGGAAGACGCCTGGGTGGGGATTCTGACGGCCAACGGTAGCGTCTTCTGCGCCGGCGCCGACCTTAACGATGGCGACGGCGCCGTCGGCACCTTCGGCGGCACCTTTTGGGAGAAGCCGACGATCAACTCCTTCGAGAGCGGCATGGAACTTTTCAAGCCGACGATCGCTGCCGTGCACGGTCCCTGTATCGGCTACGGGCTGACCGGGGTGCTGTTCTGCGATTTCGTGATCGCCGATACCGAGGCCAGCTTCTCCTTCCCCGAGGTGTTGCTCGGGATGCCCACCATCGTTGGAGCCATCCGGCTCCCCCATCGGGTCGGGTGGGCCAACGCGATGGAGCTGTTATTGACCGGGAAGCCGATGAGCGCGCAGCGGGCCAAAGAGATCGGTCTGGTGTGGAAGCTTGTCGAGCCCGACGCGCTGCAGGCGGAGGCTCGGGCGTGGGCGGAAACCCTGACCGAAGCCGCTCCTCTGGCCCAACGCGCAACCAAAGAGGTGGCCTGGCGCACCGCGGACATGGGCTGGATCGAGTCGGTGCGGTTCGGTGAAACGATGCGCAAGGTCGTCGGGTCAACCGGTGATGTGATCGAAGGTATTCGGGCGTGGCGCGAGAAACGCAAACCCGAGTGGCGGGGTCGCTGA
- a CDS encoding PadR family transcriptional regulator → MRDAEHPHGHGREHHREANGPAPDFGLGPGAGFGPGPGFGFGIGLGREGRGRRRGGPGRRGRRGDVRAAILALLAEHPMHGYEMIQEIAERSRDMWRPSPGSVYPTLQLLEDEGLIVGSETEGNKRRFELTDEGRAAAEKIKTPPWEEITEDADQDQVNLRAALGQLYGAVVQSVYAATGEQQQRVVAILKKARREIYTMLAESE, encoded by the coding sequence ATCCGGGACGCTGAGCATCCCCATGGACATGGGCGTGAGCATCACCGCGAGGCGAACGGACCAGCGCCGGATTTTGGCCTTGGGCCCGGAGCTGGTTTCGGGCCCGGCCCCGGTTTTGGTTTCGGGATAGGTCTCGGCCGGGAGGGCCGCGGCCGCCGGCGTGGTGGCCCGGGTCGGCGCGGCCGCCGCGGTGATGTGCGCGCGGCGATTCTGGCCCTGCTCGCGGAGCACCCTATGCACGGTTACGAGATGATCCAGGAGATCGCCGAACGGAGCCGGGACATGTGGCGGCCCAGTCCGGGATCGGTGTATCCGACATTGCAGTTGCTAGAAGACGAGGGCCTGATCGTGGGCTCCGAAACTGAAGGCAACAAAAGGCGTTTCGAGTTGACCGACGAAGGTCGGGCCGCGGCTGAAAAGATCAAGACCCCGCCATGGGAGGAGATCACGGAAGACGCCGACCAAGATCAGGTCAACCTGCGCGCAGCCTTGGGCCAGCTATACGGGGCGGTGGTGCAATCCGTGTACGCGGCCACCGGTGAACAACAGCAACGCGTCGTGGCTATTCTCAAAAAAGCCCGCCGCGAGATCTACACCATGCTGGCTGAATCGGAGTAG
- a CDS encoding NADP-dependent oxidoreductase, which yields MPDLTNRQIVLRRRPKGLVQPADTELVSAPAPQPAEGEALVRVTYVGIDAAVRTWLNDQPSYLPPVQLGEVIRAAGIGEVVASRCPAYTVGDVVTTLSGFQEYVIVRDDVFTTPIPGAPDQLAVMSVYGPTGATAYFGMTDIGRPQPGETVVVSAAAGATGSVAGQIAKIAGARVVGIAGGPQKCRVVVDDFGFDACIDYKQGDLAAALKQHCPRGVDVYFDNVGGAVLDAVLGRLAPRARVVLCGVISSYLTGEHPGPANYVNLLAKTALMQGFNALDQWGRFDEAFAALREWEQKGLLVHRETILEGIESCVDALNGLFTGANIGKMLVKLGEPTTS from the coding sequence GTGCCCGACTTGACAAACCGCCAGATTGTGCTGCGCCGCCGCCCCAAAGGACTGGTTCAACCTGCTGACACCGAACTGGTCAGCGCACCCGCACCGCAACCCGCCGAGGGCGAGGCGCTGGTACGTGTCACCTATGTCGGCATCGATGCCGCGGTCCGTACGTGGCTCAATGACCAGCCCAGCTACCTGCCGCCGGTGCAGCTAGGCGAGGTTATCCGAGCGGCCGGGATCGGCGAGGTGGTGGCCTCCCGTTGTCCTGCCTACACCGTCGGTGATGTGGTCACCACACTCTCGGGCTTCCAGGAGTACGTGATCGTCCGCGATGATGTGTTCACCACACCGATTCCCGGGGCACCCGATCAGCTCGCGGTGATGTCGGTGTACGGGCCGACCGGCGCCACCGCCTACTTCGGGATGACCGACATCGGCCGGCCGCAACCGGGGGAGACGGTGGTGGTGTCGGCCGCGGCGGGCGCCACCGGGTCGGTGGCCGGTCAGATCGCCAAGATCGCCGGAGCCCGGGTGGTGGGCATCGCCGGCGGGCCGCAGAAGTGTCGCGTTGTGGTCGACGACTTCGGGTTCGACGCGTGCATCGACTACAAGCAGGGTGACCTGGCGGCGGCGCTCAAGCAACACTGTCCCCGCGGGGTCGATGTCTACTTCGACAACGTCGGCGGGGCAGTTCTCGATGCGGTGCTGGGCCGGCTGGCGCCCAGGGCGCGAGTCGTGCTGTGCGGCGTCATTTCCAGCTACCTCACCGGTGAGCATCCCGGTCCAGCCAACTATGTCAATCTGTTAGCCAAGACCGCCCTCATGCAGGGCTTCAACGCGCTGGACCAGTGGGGCCGCTTCGATGAGGCCTTCGCAGCGCTGCGCGAATGGGAGCAGAAAGGCCTGCTTGTGCATCGCGAGACCATCCTGGAGGGCATCGAGTCGTGTGTCGATGCCCTCAACGGCTTGTTCACCGGGGCCAACATCGGCAAGATGCTGGTCAAGCTCGGCGAGCCCACCACATCCTGA
- a CDS encoding MFS transporter — MPDIADVLPRRISHALDLLSFSLADVRDGLGPYLSIYLLLTHHWDQASIGFVMAVGGIAAIIAQTPVGALVDRTTAKRALIIAAAAAVSASALAMPLFPGFSSISFLQAATGIAGSVFAPALAAITLGIVGPRFFSRRVGRNESFRHAGTAATAAAAGGLAYFTGPVVVFWVLAGMAVISVLATLRIPREAIDHDMARGMDLTPAGPPRQPSRFAVLLHNRRLMIFAVVVVVFHFANAAMLPLVGQELALHNKGIGTALMSVCIVAAQAVMVPVAYIAGAKADRWGRKPIFLTGFAVLTVRGLLYAISDNSYWLVGVQLLDGVGAGIFGVLFPLIVQDVTHGTGRYNVSLAAITTAWGVGSSLSNFAAGWIVVTAGYHVAFVTLGAIAAAGFVFYLIAMPETRDSSRSVGIPSSQDEADWRVLAQSPPNRHVRVTAPVDRPGRSHLAPDPNGDRD, encoded by the coding sequence ATGCCGGACATCGCTGACGTGCTTCCACGGCGAATATCACACGCCCTGGACTTACTCAGTTTCTCATTGGCCGATGTTCGTGATGGTCTAGGTCCGTACCTGTCGATCTACCTGCTGCTGACCCACCATTGGGACCAGGCCTCGATCGGCTTTGTCATGGCGGTCGGCGGTATCGCGGCGATCATCGCGCAGACGCCGGTCGGCGCCTTGGTCGACCGCACAACCGCGAAGCGGGCGCTGATCATCGCCGCTGCAGCGGCGGTCAGTGCCAGCGCTTTGGCGATGCCGCTGTTTCCCGGCTTTTCTTCGATCTCGTTCCTGCAAGCGGCCACGGGGATCGCGGGCTCGGTTTTCGCGCCGGCATTGGCCGCGATCACGCTCGGGATTGTCGGTCCCCGATTTTTCTCCCGGCGAGTTGGCCGCAACGAGTCGTTCCGACATGCCGGAACTGCGGCGACCGCTGCTGCTGCCGGTGGACTGGCTTATTTCACCGGTCCCGTGGTGGTGTTTTGGGTGCTGGCGGGGATGGCGGTGATCAGTGTGCTGGCAACCCTGCGGATCCCGCGGGAAGCGATCGACCACGACATGGCACGCGGTATGGACCTCACCCCGGCTGGGCCGCCGAGACAACCCTCGCGGTTCGCGGTGTTGCTGCACAACCGCAGATTGATGATTTTCGCCGTCGTTGTGGTGGTCTTTCATTTCGCCAACGCGGCCATGCTGCCGCTGGTGGGCCAAGAGCTGGCGCTGCACAACAAAGGCATCGGCACGGCGCTGATGTCGGTGTGCATCGTCGCCGCGCAGGCGGTCATGGTCCCGGTGGCGTACATCGCGGGCGCTAAGGCCGATCGGTGGGGACGAAAGCCGATCTTTTTGACGGGTTTCGCGGTGTTAACGGTTCGTGGCTTGCTCTACGCGATCTCGGACAACTCCTACTGGCTTGTCGGTGTGCAGCTGCTCGACGGTGTCGGCGCCGGTATTTTCGGGGTCTTATTTCCGCTGATCGTTCAGGACGTTACCCATGGAACCGGGCGTTACAACGTCAGCCTGGCGGCGATCACCACCGCGTGGGGTGTGGGCTCTTCGCTCTCGAACTTCGCCGCTGGCTGGATCGTGGTCACCGCCGGCTACCACGTGGCATTCGTGACCCTGGGCGCTATCGCTGCCGCCGGTTTCGTCTTCTACCTGATCGCGATGCCGGAAACACGTGATAGTTCCCGATCGGTCGGCATCCCATCGTCGCAGGACGAGGCTGATTGGCGGGTATTGGCCCAGTCACCCCCCAATCGTCACGTGCGGGTAACGGCGCCGGTCGACCGGCCTGGCCGGAGCCATCTGGCGCCCGACCCCAACGGGGACCGTGACTGA
- the tenA gene encoding thiaminase II: MTRKSWTRRLWADVVPTYTAILHHPFVAGLADGSLHPDAFAHYLVQDTYYLPDFARALSVVAGKAPGHADMGLLVRHAAATVDVELTLHESLLPELDIDYAGAAPAGPTTRAYTSYLLATAYGGSFADGVAAVLPCYWIYAKVGAELGRCGSPDPRYQRWIDTYSADDYQTMVAEVLDLANNIGETLCTTEEIRARSHFTTAARYEWMFWDAAWRRETWPV, encoded by the coding sequence GTGACGCGAAAAAGTTGGACCCGGCGGTTATGGGCCGATGTCGTGCCCACCTACACGGCAATCCTGCATCACCCGTTTGTGGCCGGGCTGGCCGACGGCAGCCTTCATCCAGATGCGTTTGCCCACTACCTTGTCCAGGACACGTATTATCTGCCCGATTTCGCGCGTGCGCTCAGCGTCGTGGCCGGCAAGGCACCCGGCCACGCTGATATGGGCTTGCTCGTGCGGCACGCCGCCGCCACCGTCGACGTCGAGCTCACTCTGCACGAGTCCCTGCTGCCCGAACTCGACATCGACTACGCCGGTGCCGCGCCGGCCGGGCCGACGACCCGTGCCTACACCAGCTACCTGTTAGCCACCGCGTACGGCGGCAGCTTTGCCGACGGAGTGGCGGCAGTCCTGCCGTGCTACTGGATTTACGCCAAGGTGGGCGCCGAGCTGGGCCGGTGCGGCTCACCCGATCCGCGTTACCAGCGTTGGATCGACACCTATTCCGCTGACGACTATCAGACCATGGTCGCCGAGGTGCTGGACCTGGCTAACAACATCGGCGAAACCCTTTGTACGACTGAGGAAATCCGCGCCCGATCGCATTTCACCACGGCTGCCCGCTACGAGTGGATGTTTTGGGATGCCGCCTGGCGCCGCGAGACATGGCCGGTCTAG
- a CDS encoding NYN domain-containing protein, with product MRWIVDAMNVIGSRPDGWWKDRRRAMVRLVDQLERWASAEGHHVTVVFEQRTSPPIHSSVVEVGHAPNAGPNAADDEIVRLVRADDRPQDINVVTSDITLAGRVRHAGASTYPAASFRNLIERLPNPKHD from the coding sequence GTGCGATGGATCGTTGACGCCATGAACGTGATCGGTTCTCGCCCGGACGGCTGGTGGAAGGACCGCCGACGTGCGATGGTCAGGCTGGTGGATCAGTTGGAGCGCTGGGCTTCGGCGGAAGGACACCACGTGACAGTGGTATTCGAGCAGCGGACGTCACCGCCGATTCACTCATCCGTTGTCGAGGTAGGACACGCCCCCAACGCAGGCCCAAACGCCGCCGACGACGAGATTGTCCGGCTGGTCCGCGCTGATGACCGACCGCAGGACATCAACGTCGTGACATCTGACATCACCTTGGCCGGCCGCGTCCGGCACGCGGGCGCATCCACCTATCCGGCGGCAAGCTTCCGCAATCTCATCGAACGGCTTCCCAACCCGAAACACGATTAG
- a CDS encoding ANTAR domain-containing protein: protein MTADWFPAQTSFDLHGGRILDTAQGILIGLRRCSSETALHELLSAAKRHQMPVFTMAWALVHLASGADADRKSIHSFVGAQSAARHEWGELLAGPAVPAC, encoded by the coding sequence ATGACGGCGGACTGGTTTCCCGCCCAGACCTCATTCGACCTGCATGGTGGTCGGATCCTCGACACCGCGCAGGGCATACTGATCGGCCTTCGCCGGTGCTCTTCGGAGACGGCTTTACACGAATTGCTCAGCGCCGCCAAACGACACCAAATGCCGGTGTTCACGATGGCGTGGGCGCTTGTTCACCTCGCAAGCGGTGCCGATGCCGACCGAAAGAGCATCCACAGTTTCGTCGGTGCACAGTCAGCGGCCCGTCACGAATGGGGTGAACTGCTCGCAGGGCCCGCGGTACCGGCCTGTTGA